GGATATAGACATACCGGAGGACAGTGTACATCTGCGGCACAAACGCCACGTCGGCGAGTGTCAATCTATCGCCATAACAGAATTTTCCTCCCGACGTCGTCTTGAGCAATGCCTCAAGCGCTTGCATCAGCCATGACTTCAACTGGCCTTGGCCTTACCGGTGAGGTACTCTGTCGAGCACTCGTTTGCCCATGGTTCAGCCTGTCCGCCGCATGCTTTGACGCGGTTAAGTGTCCGCATGCTGAGCATGGGGAAAAGGTCTCCGCAGAGTAAAGCGATAATTGAGCGGATCTGGGCTCGAGCTTTGGGGTCTTTCGGAAGCAAGGTATTTCCCGGAGGCGCATATGTTTCGTCGAGGTATTCCATGATGGCAGTGGACTGAGCCAATGCCCATTCCCCACCATTCTCACGGATGATGAGGGTCGGCACGCTCTGACCCGCGTTCAACGCCGAGTATTCGGGACTCTTCtgctcgcccttgagcaGGTGGATGTACTTTGTATCGTGTGGGATATTGTGGATGTTCATGACGGTGCGCACGCGCGCACTGGCCGACGAGCGGAAGTACGAGTAGAGGGTGAGCTTTGTTTCGGACATGATGAAGTGAGGGGTTGTGGTGGGTTGTGGTGGGTTGTGGTGGGTTGTGGTGGGTTGTGGTGGGTTGTGGTGAGTCGCGTTCCAGTCGTGGTTGGTTATCAAGAGGTGTCGGCATTCCCCAAGTTCAAGGTGAGCAGAGTGGGGTGGATCGATAACCCCAGTGGGCAAATCAACCGGCAAAACCACTCTAGATACCGCGGACAAACCAAGATACTTGAACATCCATGCTCCGCAATCTCCGACGCGTGTCAGGTCATGATGGTGATGGCTGATGGCGAGCTCCGCAGACTCGGCCGGTCAGGATCAGAGTGGGGGACAATGTGCTCGACAACTCTGGCGACACTGGCGTCTCTGGCCGACACAGGGACCACGACGGCTTTCCTGGTAACGACGCAAGTGCTCTGCCGAGTCCTTGTCGACGCAGTCGAGGCGCTAATCCACTCTACACATGCTTAATACCCACAGAACCCACAGAGCAGCGACAAGTCACAAATCTACCGTAGACCTAAACATTGACTTGACTGCATATGCCACAAACCGATACAACACTGCTACGTCCACCTTGCTTTTAAAGGTCCGAGACATTGTCGAGCCCCTGCCACGCCTTCCAGTAGTCCTGCTGGATCTTGCCACTCTCCGAGATGGCCCACTTGGTGGTAACGATCTGGTAGGCCGACTCGAACATGAAGGCCATCgagccctcgccgaccttgtggggcttgagctcggcgttggTAGCCTTGGTAAACGTGTCGGCGTCCGGTCCGTGTGCCGTGTTCATGTTGTGcagcgacgcgccgccaggCATAAAGCCCTCGGCCTTTGCGTCGTAGACGCCCTCAATGTTTCCCATGAACTCGGCCATGACGTTGCGGTGGAACCAGGGCGGGCGGAACGTGTTCTCGCCAACGAGCCAACGAGGCGGGAAGATGACAAAGTCACACACGGCCGTGCCGGGCTGGTCGCCGGTCGGGGCGGTAAGGACAGTGAAGATGGATGGGTCGGGGTGGTCGTACGAGATGGTACCCATCGTGTTGAACTTGCGCAGGTCGTAGCGGTAGGGAACGTAGTTGCCAGAGTACGAGACGACGTCGTACGGCGAGTGACCCTGGTCATAGGTGAAGAGCTTGCCAACAAACTTGTTGACTACCGTGTAATCGCCCTTCTTGTTCTCGTaggc
Above is a genomic segment from Cutaneotrichosporon cavernicola HIS019 DNA, chromosome: 1 containing:
- a CDS encoding uncharacterized protein (Maleylacetoacetate isomerase), producing the protein MSETKLTLYSYFRSSASARVRTVMNIHNIPHDTKYIHLLKGEQKSPEYSALNAGQSVPTLIIRENGGEWALAQSTAIMEYLDETYAPPGNTLLPKDPKARAQIRSIIALLCGDLFPMLSMRTLNRVKACGGQAEPWANECSTEYLTALEALLKTTSGGKFCYGDRLTLADVAFVPQMYTVLRYSPNIMEELPTIKAVFTHVSVIPEFVAADYMHQPDTPDDQRPK